DNA from Corticium candelabrum unplaced genomic scaffold, ooCorCand1.1 SCAFFOLD_81, whole genome shotgun sequence:
CTCGCTTCTTGAAACAATTAGTGAAGAAATCCGATGAACCAAACACAGGAGAACCAAGCaattccattccatctgacaACCGGTGTACTTCTGGTGGAAATTCTGGATGTGTTCGATCTCCTGAAGGCCAAAACACTTCACACTTTGATAAATTGACATGAAGGCCCAGGGAAGGACCTTTCTCTATGATGAAGTTTATTAACTTTGAGACAGATTTCCGTGTGCCAGCAAAAGTACCATCGTCAAGGTACCACAAATTTAGGTCTAAGCCAGGCACTTCTCCAACTTCATCCATTAGTTCTAGGACGACTAAGGAGAACAGCAGTGGTCCCAGTGGATCGCCTTGTTGGACTCCTGCTGTAGATGTAAGGTGATGATAGCCAAAGCGCAACTCAGCAGCACAGTGATAGCACCACTGTACCCAAGCTACCAATTCAGGAAATTCACTGCCAAGTCTCTTCAGGAATGAATTGCGATGGCATTCATTGAACGCATTCTTCATGTCCAGTTTGAAACAGCACAGGTCATGTCTAGCACTGTTCTCTTCAATGTATGACCTTAGAGAATGAACACTTGCCTCTAAACCTCCTCGTATTCCAACACCTACCTGACCATATGGTAAGAAGACGTCCGGTAAGCGAGGTTTTATAGCAGAACAGCAAAGACGGCTAGCCAAACGACGCAACACTTCCCCAACAGCAATGGGCCGAATGCCGCCAGCCTTCTTTTGGAGAGCAGTCAAAGGGGCACCAGACAGGAAGGGAGAAATGTTGCGATCAAGTTTTCCagacaacaagagacacatcaATCGTGTTAGGTTTTCTAAACAGGACTGCGCTTCTGGAACATTGCAACCTCGTATAGCATCAATTAAGTGTTGTGCTCGAAGATGAGAATAACCGGGACTTGAGCCATTGGGAAATGCTTCCAATGCAGAAATAACCTCCTGAGAGTCCACAACTAGTGAAGGTGGGACTTCCTCTAGCCAAGCAGGAAGATCGTGAACTGGATGTCGATTTGCCAACTCTTCTAAAGCTTCACTGCTGTCATGAGAGGCACAACCTCGTGAACCCAAAGCCTGAAGTGCATCACTGTATCGACCTTCTGAAGCCAATCTCAATGATCTTCGAGTATTTGTGGTAGCGGTATTTGAGGAATTCAATGAAACATGGCAAGGGTTAGTCTCAGCCTTGACATCCAGCCACAGTGATAGAATATCTCCATCCAACCAACGTTGAAGGCGAGAAGACAAAATTTCCTTTACAACGTACCTTTTCTTTCTCCCACCACGAGGAGGACAGCGAAGGGTAGCTTTGGCCAGCATGAAGAGGCGAGCAAAGCCCCACAGGCCACCCTCACAAGCACACCGTAATTCTTTAGCTAAAACCACACTTAGAAGTGGTCTAACTGATTTTGGGACATGAGTAACTGTCTGAACAGGTGTGGTGACAACTTCGTTCATCAGTGAattgaaaacagacaattCCATGTCACCAACAGCTGGATAGGACATCATAGAAGCTGCTTTAATACCCTCGAGCACCAAATTAGAAGATGAGGATACAGGCACTGATGAAGAAGTAATCCTTGAAGCTGATGTTGGAGCTACCTCAGGTGAATtctgaatatatatatatatatatatatatatatatatatatatatatatatatatatatatatatgttccGTACCGATTTGGAACTTGACCGGTTCTAGAACCTGTCAACCAGTTCTAGAACGGGATGACCAGTCCTAGAACCGGATGACCGGTCTTAGAACTGGCCGTCCTTAGAACTGGCCGTCCTGATTGAGAACCGATTGGATAAGTCTAGTTCTGAATGCCCGGCTCTAGAACTGGCTATCCTGATTTAAAATCCATATCTAGAAGATAGTCATTAGTAGTCCTAGAACTAGGTAACCAATCTTGGACAATGCAATATCTGATCGTTTACAGTATATTCTAGAACTAGACAACCAATCTTGTAGAATGCAACATTTATTACAGTGTAATCCAGATGTTCTATGCCTATGCTACCAAATGCTTTATAGCGAACAGAACCAAACAAAGTAGGAGAGTATAGTAAATACAGTTGACAGATATATCAAGAGTCTTCTCCCATTTCAGAAAGCAGTTGAACTGCTCTGCTGCAGTCGTGACACATCCCGCCGTCGTTGTTTTAAATACTTCTATTGGAATATTCTCGCATTTCTCATGGTACCATTTCTTACAAACATCACATTCAGCCATTGGGTACCTTTCAACCTGACAACATGAGCatgatttattaataaa
Protein-coding regions in this window:
- the LOC134198005 gene encoding uncharacterized protein LOC134198005, with product MMSYPAVGDMELSVFNSLMNEVVTTPVQTVTHVPKSVRPLLSVVLAKELRCACEGGLWGFARLFMLAKATLRCPPRGGRKKRYVVKEILSSRLQRWLDGDILSLWLDVKAETNPCHVSLNSSNTATTNTRRSLRLASEGRYSDALQALGSRGCASHDSSEALEELANRHPVHDLPAWLEEVPPSLVVDSQEVISALEAFPNGSSPGYSHLRKRSPV